The genomic interval GCGTTCTGGTCAGAGCAGGGCTGCTGGGACACGCAGAGTGAGGTGGCGAACAACGCCACGTCCAGCCGCATTGCCGGCTCGCTGGTGGGCGTGGTGCCGGACCGTCAGGAGTTCACGGTGCCGGCCGGGCAGTACTTCGTGATGGGCGACAACCGCACGGCCGGGGGCAGCGAGGACTCGCGGATCATGGGGGGCATCGCGCGGCGCGACGTGGCGGGACGCGCGGCGGCCGTGGTGTGGCCGATCATGCGCAAAACGAACGCAAAGTATGACTGCGTGGGCGGCAACCCGCCCGAGTTCAGTGGGGCCAGCCAGCTGAACTGGCGGATGCTGACGCGCCCGGCGGGGTTCAGCACCCTGAAGCAGTAAGCCGCAGCGCAGCGCCGGCCGGGGGACTCTCCCGGCCGGCGCTGCATGGCTCTGGCGTTTACTCGCCGCTGTCGTCGGCGCCGAGCGGGGTGATGTCGATCTCCTCGCTGGTCACGCGGTACGGACCTTCCTTGGCGATGTAGTCCGCGGCCATGCGCAGGGTCTCCTCCACCCAGCCGTAGTCGTTGCTGATGGTGGCCACGCCGATCACTTCCCAGTCGTGGGCGTCCAGGCCGTCGAGCCGGGCCACCGTGAGGGGAAAGCGGACCTTCAGGCGTTCCACGACCGGGCGCACGAGCGCGCGTTTCTCCTTGAGGCTGGCGACCCAGGGCATCTCGACCCGGACGGTCAGGACACCCACATAGCCCAGGGCCACGCGCTCAGATCATGCCGGCCAGGAACCCCTGGCGGCGGATGGCGCGCACCAGGTCCATGACCGTGAGTTGCGAGGGGTCGTAGTGCACTTCCAGCTGCCCTTCGTCCGGGGTGACGCGCACGATTCCGGGAATGGCCCTGAGGGCCTCGGCGACAGTGGTTCCGGCGTCGCGGCTCATGCCGCGCACGCCCAGCAGTACGCGGGTGGCGGTGTTCGTCATGCCGGTCATTATGCGCCCTGTGCGGGGGGTATGGGCAGCCGCTCACCGGGGGCCGTGTCGGCGCGGGTGCCCAGGTGGCACACGGCGTACGCGCCGGTCAGCACGGCGCTCTCTGCCTGCGCGGCAGCGTGCAGGGCGGGCGTCATGGGAAAGTGAATCTCGTACACGGCGCTGTCGTAGGCGCTTTTCACGGTGGCGTGCAGCAGGGCGCCGGGAACGTCGGCCGGGGCATCCGGGTGCACACTCAGGGTGCGGACGAGCACGATGGGCCGGTCACCCTGCCAGACCGACTGCGCCAGGACGAAGCCGTGCAGGGTGCCGTTCTCCTCGGCCACGAAGGAGTGTTCGCTGCGTTCGTAGAACTTCAGGGCGGGCAGGCTGGTGTGAAGCCGCCCGTCGCGTTCCCGGTCGGGCAGCGCGTCGTAGTGTGGGTCGGCGGCGCGCTGCAGGGTGAGGTCCAGGGCCTGCAGGGCCGGGTAATCGGGTTCACTGAAGGTGCGGTAACGCATGCGGTGAGGGTAGCCCATCCCCCAGCCCTGGAAGGCCGGGCGGGGACCTGGGGGTCAGGGCCGGGTGAACTGCGCCTGAACCTGACCCCAGGTGGGCATGGCGTTCTGCGCGCCCGGGCGGGTGCAGGTGAGGGCGCCGGCCACGCCGGCGGCGTGCAGCGCGGTAGGCAGCGGGTCCCCCTGGGCGAGACGGGCAGCCAGGACGCCGCAGAAGGTGTCGCCCGCACCGGTGGTGTCCACCACCTGAATGGGGTGCGCGGCGAGGGGCAGGGTCTCCTGCGCGGTCACGGTCAGGCTGCCGCGGCCGCCGAGGGTGACGGTCACGGCCTGCGGGCCGCGGGTCAGGAGGGCGCGGGCGGCGGGTTCGGTCTCGCCGGGCTGCAGGGCGGCCAGTTCGTGTTCATTCACGATCAGGTGGTGCACCAGGGCCAGCAGGGCGGGGGCGGTGGCGCGGGTGGGGGCCGCGTTCAGGAGAACGTGTGCGCCGGCCGCGTGGGCGCGCTGCGCGGCCGCGAGCGTGACTTCGGGCGGCAGTTCCTGTTGCAGCAGCACGTGGGTCACGCCGTGCAGAGTGCCGGGCAGGTGGTGCGGGCGCAGGTGGGCGTTGGCGCCGCTGGCGACGGTAATGGCGTTTTCGCCCTCGTCGTTCACAGTGATCAGGGCGAGGCCGGTGGGGGCGGCCAGGGTGTGCAGGCCGCTGAGGTTAACGCCGGCGGCCTGCAGGCCGCGCAGGGCGTCCTCCCGGAAAGCGTCCTGGCCGACCGCACCGGTGAGGGCCACAGGGGCGCCGGCCAGGGCGGCCGCCACGGCCTGATTGGCGCCCTTGCCGCCGGGGGAGGTCACGGCGTCCTGCCCGAGGACGGTTTCGCCGGGGGCAGGAATCCGCCCGGCGCGGACGGTGAGGTCCAGGTTCACGCTGCCAACGACAAGCACGGTCATGGCGGTATTGTGCCGCGTCGCGGGGTGTTACAGGCCGTGGGTCTCGTCCGGGTAGCGCTGCTGCCACAGGGCCCAGCCTTCGTCGGGGAAGGCGCGTTTCGCCTCGGGGGCGAACAGCGCGGCGCCGTCGCGCTCTAGGTCCCGTTCGGGGGTGGGAATGACTTCGGTGTCCTGCATGGCGGGGTGATCGGACCATTTGATCAGGCGGCCCGAGCCGCCCCAGGGATCGTCGGTGGCCCAGACGATGCGTCTGACGCCGAGGAGGGCGCTGGCGCCGCCGCACATCAGGCAGGGTTCCAGGCTGGTGTACAGGGTGAGGGTTTCGGGGGCCTGGAGCTTGCCCACCTGGAAGTACAGGTCCATCTCGGCGTGGGCGACGCTGGCGTGCCCGACGTGTTCGGAGGTCTGGGCTTCCCCGACGCGGTTGCGGCCGCGGGCGATGATGGTGCCCTGGGCGTCGACAAGCACGGCGCCGACGGGCGCGCTGCCGGCAGCCTGGGCCTGCCGGGCGAGGTCGAGGGCGGCCTGAAGGTACGAGCGGTGATCCAGGGGGGGCGGGGTGGGGGCCATGACCGTCAGTGTGGCGGGCGGGCGCGGCTGCCGCCTGCGGGGGAGCTTCAGGGGTCTTTAAGTCTGCTGGAGCAGCGGGCTTGAGTGCCTGGGGGGATGTGGGGGCAGACGGGTTGCAGGGCCCGGCGCAGCGTTTATACTGAGTTCAATTTCATCCCCGGCTCATCCAGCCCACGATCGCCTGAGATCACCCGCTCCTGCGCGCCCACGCAGGAGGCCGGGCCTCCCCCGCCCCGCGGCGCATGCCCACCCCACGAGGAGCGTCATGACCAACCCCACGCCCAGCCGCCCCTGGCTCCACAGCTACGAATCCGGCGTGCCCGCCACCTTCCGGCCCAGCGGCCTGACCCTTCCTGCCCTGCTGGAACGCACCGTGCGCAAGTACCCTGACCGCGTCGCCCTGAACTTCGTGGGCGCCCGCACCACGTACCGCGAGCTGTGGCAGCAGACGCAACGCTTCGCCTCTGCCCTGCACAAGATGGGCGTGAAACCCGGCGACCGCGTCTCGATCATGCTGCCGAACACCCCGCAGTTCGTGGTGGCCTTCTACGGCACCCTTCTGGCCGGGGCGGTGGCCGTGAACACGAGCCCCATGTACACCGCCAGTGAACTGGAGCACCAGCTGATCGACAGCGGCAGCGAAACCCTGATCATCCTGGACAGCTTCTACCCGCGCTACGCGGAGATCCAGGAGCGTGTTCCAGTGCGGCGCGCGCTCGTCACTGGCGTGCAGGACGCCCTGGCCTTCCCGAAGAACGTGCTCTACCCCGTCAAGGCACGCCGCGAAGGCACCTGGGTGAACGTGCCGTACGGCGAACGCGTTCTGCCCTACCGCAGGGTCCTGGATTC from Deinococcus taeanensis carries:
- a CDS encoding DUF1999 domain-containing protein; translated protein: MRYRTFSEPDYPALQALDLTLQRAADPHYDALPDRERDGRLHTSLPALKFYERSEHSFVAEENGTLHGFVLAQSVWQGDRPIVLVRTLSVHPDAPADVPGALLHATVKSAYDSAVYEIHFPMTPALHAAAQAESAVLTGAYAVCHLGTRADTAPGERLPIPPAQGA
- a CDS encoding heavy-metal-associated domain-containing protein is translated as MTGMTNTATRVLLGVRGMSRDAGTTVAEALRAIPGIVRVTPDEGQLEVHYDPSQLTVMDLVRAIRRQGFLAGMI
- a CDS encoding DUF503 domain-containing protein codes for the protein MALGYVGVLTVRVEMPWVASLKEKRALVRPVVERLKVRFPLTVARLDGLDAHDWEVIGVATISNDYGWVEETLRMAADYIAKEGPYRVTSEEIDITPLGADDSGE
- a CDS encoding nucleoside deaminase — encoded protein: MAPTPPPLDHRSYLQAALDLARQAQAAGSAPVGAVLVDAQGTIIARGRNRVGEAQTSEHVGHASVAHAEMDLYFQVGKLQAPETLTLYTSLEPCLMCGGASALLGVRRIVWATDDPWGGSGRLIKWSDHPAMQDTEVIPTPERDLERDGAALFAPEAKRAFPDEGWALWQQRYPDETHGL
- a CDS encoding ribokinase; the protein is MTVLVVGSVNLDLTVRAGRIPAPGETVLGQDAVTSPGGKGANQAVAAALAGAPVALTGAVGQDAFREDALRGLQAAGVNLSGLHTLAAPTGLALITVNDEGENAITVASGANAHLRPHHLPGTLHGVTHVLLQQELPPEVTLAAAQRAHAAGAHVLLNAAPTRATAPALLALVHHLIVNEHELAALQPGETEPAARALLTRGPQAVTVTLGGRGSLTVTAQETLPLAAHPIQVVDTTGAGDTFCGVLAARLAQGDPLPTALHAAGVAGALTCTRPGAQNAMPTWGQVQAQFTRP